Part of the Sander lucioperca isolate FBNREF2018 chromosome 1, SLUC_FBN_1.2, whole genome shotgun sequence genome is shown below.
ATCATGTAcctgagacacagacacatgtgtaaaaaacacacaaaactttCACACACTGATAGATTTCTTTACAAACAGACACATGTACTCACCGGAACAGGCAGTTTATCAGTGCTGAGATGAGGTAGGTTCACAGATCCTGCTGCAGAGAATTGACAATCAAACTGAATATCAACTAACAGCATTAAGTGAACAAAGCCAATGCAGCTCCACGGAAAATGAAGAGTGATTTAAGACCTTTGCATTCCTCTGTCTGGGAATTGATGCCCATCTCTCTGCAGTCTGCATCAGCGTCCAACTGGGCGTCATGGAGAGGTGGCCTACAGATCTGCAAATGCCTCAGTATAgcctgcctttttattgtggtctTGAGGCAGAAAGGGCAGTGGAAGTGACCACTGCTTCCACTCCTGCAGTCCCAGTGGCATTTTGTTATGAAGAAATCTATGAAGAGACAAAAGCATACGTGCTTACCCTATAAAATAAAGCAACTAGTATGTAAAATACTATTAGAGAGCTTACTAAGTAGCAGTagttacaaacaaacaaatgataaTGACATAGTACAAAGCTGATGGAGGGAACTAACCTTCATGTTGAATGGCATTCTTTACATGCACCTCCATGTGCTGCAAAACCTTTGCCCTACACCGGGGCTTGTATATTGAAGTGGGGCAAAGGGGACAATGATGGTCGGT
Proteins encoded:
- the LOC116059806 gene encoding uncharacterized protein LOC116059806 isoform X1; the encoded protein is MESRVHISVFKKNNTPQVTRCTVCCTDHHCPLCPTSIYKPRCRAKVLQHMEVHVKNAIQHEDFFITKCHWDCRSGSSGHFHCPFCLKTTIKRQAILRHLQICRPPLHDAQLDADADCREMGINSQTEECKAGSVNLPHLSTDKLPVPVHDSEIQGQRDPAERPQDPPMDNPPCRVSRAKLPNVAGRILLLSIPAIIFGHLGLGEAHEGPTLC
- the LOC116059806 gene encoding uncharacterized protein LOC116059806 isoform X2; translation: MESRVHISVFKKNNTPQVTRCTVCCTDHHCPLCPTSIYKPRCRAKVLQHMEVHVKNAIQHEDFFITKCHWDCRSGSSGHFHCPFCLKTTIKRQAILRHLQICRPPLHDAQLDADADCREMGINSQTEECKGSVNLPHLSTDKLPVPVHDSEIQGQRDPAERPQDPPMDNPPCRVSRAKLPNVAGRILLLSIPAIIFGHLGLGEAHEGPTLC
- the LOC116059806 gene encoding uncharacterized protein LOC116059806 isoform X3 — protein: MESRVHISVFKKNNTPQVTRCTVCCTDHHCPLCPTSIYKPRCRAKVLQHMEVHVKNAIQHEDFFITKCHWDCRSGSSGHFHCPFCLKTTIKRQAILRHLQICRPPLHDAQLDADADCREMGINSQTEECKAGSVNLPHLSTDKLPVPVHDSEIQGQRDPAERPQDPPMDNPPCRVAGRILLLSIPAIIFGHLGLGEAHEGPTLC